A section of the Hypomesus transpacificus isolate Combined female unplaced genomic scaffold, fHypTra1 scaffold_313, whole genome shotgun sequence genome encodes:
- the hand2 gene encoding heart- and neural crest derivatives-expressed protein 2, with amino-acid sequence MSLVGGFPHHPVMHHDGYSFAAAASRCHEESPYFHGWLISHPEMSPSDYGMAPSYSPEYATGGPVLDHAHYGGVPGAGAVGMGPRPVKRRPTANRKERRRTQSINSAFAELRECIPNVPADTKLSKIKTLRLATSYIAYLMDILDKDEQGGEAEAFKADFKKADAKEERRKKDVSEVLKSSASSNDKKTKGRTGWPQHVWALELKQ; translated from the exons ATGAGTTTGGTCGGTGGCTTCCCACACCATCCGGTCATGCATCACGACGGTTATTCCTTCGCTGCAGCGGCGAGCCGCTGTCACGAGGAGAGCCCGTACTTTCACGGCTGGTTGATTAGCCATCCAGAGATGTCCCCGTCGGACTACGGAATGGCCCCGTCCTACAGTCCCGAGTACGCTACCGGGGGACCCGTCCTGGACCACGCTCACTACGGGGGAGTCCCCGGGGCTGGCGCCGTTGGGATGGGACCCCGCCCCGTCAAAAGGAGACCCACTGCAAACCGCAAGGAGCGACGCAGGACACAGAGCATCAACAGCGCGTTCGCGGAGCTCAGGGAATGCATCCCTAACGTACCTGCGGACACCAAGCTGTCCAAGATCAAGACGCTTCGCCTGGCCACCAGCTACATTGCCTACCTCATGGATATCCTCGACAAGGACGAGCAGGGGGGCGAGGCTGAGGCCTTCAAGGCCGACTTCAAGAAGGCTGATgccaaggaggagaggaggaagaaagacgTG AGTGAAGTATTGAAAAGTTCGGCGAGCAGCAACGACAAGAAAACCAAAGGACGGACAGGCTGGCCGCAGCATGTTTGGGCCTTGGAACTGAAACAGTGA